A genomic window from Populus alba chromosome 19, ASM523922v2, whole genome shotgun sequence includes:
- the LOC118058309 gene encoding ion channel CASTOR-like, whose protein sequence is MVNQVRRGTFSQGSWIGEMQQASDKSVIIIEILDPRTKNLLSMSKISDYVLSNELVSMALAMVAEDQQINDVLEELFADEGNELQIRQADLYLSEGEELSFYEVLLSARQRREIVIGYRAANAERAVINPLAKSERRRWSLKDVFVVIAEKE, encoded by the exons ATGGTAAACCAGGTTCGCAGAGGAACCTTCTCTCAAGGTTCGTGGATTGGGGAGATGCAGCAGGCTTCAGATAAATctgtaataataattgaaattctGGACCCAAgaactaaaaatttattatcaatgtCGAAGATCAGTGATTATGTTTTATCAAATGAGCTTGTCAGCATGGCATTGGCCATGGTTGCAGAAGATCAACAAATAAATGATGTATTAGAAGAGCTCTTTGCAGATGAG GGAAATGAGCTACAAATAAGGCAAGCAGATCTATACCTCAGTGAAGGCGAGGAATTGAGTTTCTATGAAGTACTCTTAAGCGCCCGACAGAGAAGAGAGATAGTCATTGGTTACCGTGCAGCTAATGCTGAAAGGGCTGTTATCAATCCGCTGGCCAAAAGTGAGAGACGTAGGTGGTCACTGAAAGATGTCTTCGTGGTAATTGCAGAGAAGGAATGA
- the LOC118058302 gene encoding disease resistance-like protein DSC1 produces the protein MEAKNEMQAHIMKMGQNFFEMFAYIWRFIIRNRHISPSPSTPSTLTTAQPQGIKCDVVLSFRGEETRVGFTSHLHAALKRKQILTFEDDQHVRGDEIPESLLRTIEEAKLSVIVFSENYASSKRCLEELAKIFERGKNNGHIVIPVFYKVDPSHVRNQTGSFGDAFARLIRNKALTLEVVQSFRNALTDAANLSGWSLGNSELESEFIEKIVGDVLKKLHAMPSSHTTTGLFGIDVRVSEVESLLDMESPDVLIVGIWGMGGIGKTTIAEAVCSKVRSQFEGIFVENFRQQSDLRRSFLSWVLGQETLNTMGFLSFRDSFVRDRLRRIKVFIVLDNVDDLMRFEEWKDLLDGRNNSFGPGSKVLITSRDKQVLSNVVDETYEVEGLNDEEALQLFSSKALKNCIPTIDQMHLMEQIVWHVQGNPLALKVLGSSLYGKSIEEWHSALNKLAQHPHIERALRISYDGLDSEQKSIFLDIAHFFTGWEQRRATRILDCFYGRSVKFDISTLIDKCLITTNNDEGYEWLEMHDLLQEMAFNIVRAESGERSRLCHPPDVAQVLEENKGTQKIKGICLDTSKLSRQIHLKFDAFAMMDGLRFLSINHSDYSQKDKMQLPPTGLEYLPNELRYLRWKYLPSKSLPPSFRAEHLVELHLWGSNLVKLWTGVKDVGNLRIIDLSYSKYLTELPDLSMAKNLQSLKLEHCESLTEVPSSLQYLDKLEKLDLFACYNLRSLPMLDSKVLRKLSIFRCLDLTTCPTISQNMKSLRLWGTSIKEVPQSICGKLKVLHLCGCSKMTKFPEISGDIEELRLSGTAIKGVPSSIQFLTRLRVLEMSRCSELESLPEITVPMESLKYLFLSKTGIKEIPSISFKHMTSLHNLHLGGTPLKELPSSIQFLTRLYQLDMSGCSKLESFPEITVPMESLQYLYLSEAGIKEIPSISFKHMPSLKILKLDGTPLKELSSSIQFLTRLERLDMSGCSKLESFQEITVPMKSLVELNLSKTGIKEIPSSLIKHMISLKYLNLDGTPIKKLPLSIKDMVCLEELTLHGTPIKTLPELPPKLRDLRARDCSSLETVTSIINIDRLQLRWDFTNCFKLDQKPLIEAMHLKIQSGEEIPLGRIQMVLPGSEIPEWFGTDKGVGSSVTIQLPSNCHQLKGIALCLVFPLPLPFHDLYCDFHVKYKNGEHDEDVLASGKVISDNLGTCDSDHMILQYYKVVNQLRECSGNEVTFKFYLEQDNKGRMVGHESRRPVELKSYGVYLHFDENLPADTDLP, from the exons TTTCTTCGAAATGTTTGCTTATATCTGGAGATTCATCATACGAAACCGTCATATATCTCCATCGCCATCTACTCCTTCCACCTTAACCACCGCCCAGCCACAAGGAATTAAATGTGATGTCGTCCTTAGTTTCAGAGGAGAAGAAACTCGTGTTGGTTTTACCAGCCACCTCCATGCTGCTTTGAAACGGAAACAAATCCTAACTTTCGAAGATGATCAGCATGTCAGAGGAGATGAGATTCCGGAATCACTTCTGAGAACAATTGAAGAGGCCAAGCTTtctgtgattgttttttctgaAAACTATGCATCTTCCAAAAGGTGCTTGGAGGAGCTTGCAAAGATTTTTGAACGTGGAAAAAACAATGGACATATAGTTATTCCAGTATTTTACAAGGTGGATCCATCCCATGTAAGAAATCAAACTGGAAGCTTTGGGGATGCATTTGCTAGACTTATAAGGAATAAAGCTCTGACTTTGGAAGTAGTGCAGAGCTTCAGAAACGCTTTGACGGATGCAGCCAATCTATCTGGATGGAGCTTAGGGAATTCTGA GCTGGAGTCtgaatttattgagaaaatCGTTGgagatgttttgaaaaaattgcatGCCATGCCTTCAAGTCACACTACGACGGGTCTATTTGGAATTGATGTACGTGTTAGTGAAGTTGAGTCTTTGTTAGATATGGAGTCTCCAGATGTTCTCATTGTAGGGATATGGGGAATGGGTGGTATCGGTAAAACAACGATTGCTGAAGCTGTTTGCAGCAAGGTTCGTTCTCAATTTGAAGGAATCTTTGTTGAAAACTTTAGGCAACAATCTGATTTGCGAAGAAGCTTTCTTTCATGGGTGCTTGGCCAAGAAACTCTGAACACTATGGGATTCTTGAGTTTTCGAGATTCTTTTGTGAGGGATAGACTTCGTCGTATAAAGGTTTTTATTGTTCTGGATAATGTGGATGATTTAATGCGTTTTGAAGAATGGAAAGATTTGCTTGATGGACGAAACAATTCATTTGGTCCGGGCAGTAAAGTTCTCATAACCAGTAGGGACAAGCAAGTGCTTAGTAATGTAGTTGATGAGACATACGAGGTTGAGGGGTTGAACGATGAAGAAGCTCTCCAACTCTTTAGCTCAAAAGCCTTGAAGAATTGCATCCCCACAATTGATCAAATGCACTTGATGGAACAGATTGTATGGCATGTACAAGGCAATCCGTTGGCTCTTAAAGTTTTGGGTTCCTCTCTCTATGGTAAAAGCATCGAAGAATGGCACAGTGCATTGAATAAACTAGCTCAGCACCCTCATATCGAAAGGGCGTTGAGAATTAGCTACGATGGGTTGGATTCAGAACAAAAATCCATATTTCTTGACATAGCACATTTCTTCACAGGATGGGAGCAACGCCGAGCAACAAGAATATTAGATTGCTTTTATGGTCGGTCTGTGAAGTTCGATATAAGCACGCTCATTGATAAGTGTCTCATAACTACTAATAATGATGAAGGTTATGAATGGCTAGAAATGCATGATTTACTACAAGAAATGGCATTTAACATTGTTCGTGCAGAATCTGGCGAACGTAGCAGGTTATGTCATCCTCCTGATGTCGCTCAAGTATTGGAGGAAAATAAG ggaactcaaaaaattaaaggcatATGTTTGGACACCTCTAAGTTATCGAGACAGATACACTTGAAATTTGATGCCTTCGCAATGATGGATGGTCTTAGATTTCTCAGTATCAATCACAGTGATTACTCCCAAAAAGATAAAATGCAGCTTCCTCCTACTGGCCTCGAATATCTTCCTAATGAGCTGAGATATTTGCGATGGAAATATCTCCCTTCGAAATCCTTGCCGCCATCTTTTCGTGCTGAACACCTTGTGGAGCTTCACCTTTGGGGAAGCAATCTTGTAAAACTTTGGACAGGAGTAAAG GATGTTGGAAATTTAAGAATAATTGACCTATCTTACTCTAAATATTTGACGGAATTGCCAGATCTATCAATGGCAAAAAATTTACAGTCCTTGAAACTTGAGCACTGTGAAAGTTTAACCGAGGTTCCGTCATCTCTTCAATATCTTGACAAGCTGGAAAAACTTGATCTCTTTGCTTGCTATAATCTTAGAAGTTTGCCAATGCTTGATTCAAAGGTTCTCAGAAAACTTTCTATATTTCGGTGCCTAGATTTGACCACGTGTCCAACGATTTCACAAAATATGAAAAGCTTACGTTTGTGGGGAACTTCAATCAAAGAAGTTCCACAATCAATTTGTGGCAAGTTGAAAGTCCTTCATCTATGTGGTTGCTCAAAGATGACCAAGTTTCCAGAGATTTCAGGGGATATAGAAGAATTACGTCTAAGCGGAACTGCTATTAAAGGGGTGCCCTCATCAATCCAGTTTCTCACAAGACTCAGGGTATTGGAAATGAGTAGATGCTCAGAACTTGAGAGCCTGCCAGAAATCACAGTGCCTATGGAATCTTTGAAGTATCTTTTCTTGAGTAAAACAGGCATTAAAGAGATACCTTCGATATCATTTAAGCATATGACATCTTTGCATAATCTACACTTAGGTGGAACGCCACTTAAAGAGCTACCCTCATCAATCCAGTTTCTCACAAGACTCTACCAGTTGGATATGAGTGGTTGCTCAAAACTTGAGAGCTTCCCAGAAATCACAGTGCCTATGGAATCTTTGCAGTATCTTTACTTGAGTGAAGCAGGCATTAAAGAGATACCTTCGATATCATTTAAGCATATGCCATCTTTGAAGATTCTAAAATTAGATGGAACGCCACTTAAAGAGCTATCATCATCAATCCAGTTTCTCACAAGACTTGAAAGGTTGGATATGAGTGGTTGCTCAAAACTTGAGAGCTTCCAAGAAATCACAGTGCCTATGAAATCTTTGGTTGAGCTTAACTTGAGTAAAACGGGCATTAAAGAGATACCCTCATCATTAATTAAGCATATGATATCTTTGAAGTATCTAAATTTAGATGGAACGCCTATTAAAAAGCTACCATTGTCAATCAAAGATATGGTATGTTTGGAAGAACTGACTTTGCATGGAACACCTATTAAAACGTTACCTGAGCTCCCCCCTAAGCTGAGGGATCTACGTGCACGTGACTGTTCATCACTAGAAACCGTGACATCAATCATCAATATCGATAGATTACAGTTACGATGGGATTTTACAAATTGCTTCAAATTGGATCAGAAACCACTGATAGAGGCAATGCATTTGAAAATTCAG TCCGGAGAGGAGATCCCACTTGGCAGAATTCAAATGGTTCTACCGGGGAGTGAAATTCCAGAATGGTTCGGTACTGACAAAGGAGTTGGATCTTCAGTCACCATACAGTTGCCCTCAAATTGTCATCAGCTCAAGGGAATTGCTTTATGCCTTGTCTTTCCACTCCCCCTTCCCTTCCATGACTTATATTGTGATTTCCATGTTAAGTATAAGAACGGTGAGCATGATGAAGACGTCCTCGCTTCCGGAAAGGTTATATCAGATAACTTGGGGACATGTGACTCAGATCACATGATTCTACAATATTACAAAGTGGTAAATCAATTGCGTGAATGTTCTGGAAATGAAGTTACATTTAAATTCTACCTTGAACAGGACAACAAGGGAAGGATGGTAGGTCATGAGAGCCGAAGGCCTGTCGAGTTGAAAAGCTATGGGGTGTATCTGCACTTTGATGAAAATCTACCTGCGGACACGGATCTTCCTTAA